The window CAGTACTAGGACCAGACCTGTTAGTAAGAGTAAGCCTGTAACATATAAGATCTGTTCAATCTTTTTCTGCTGGATTACAGCATCCTGTGCTTTTAGCTGCGCTTCTTTAATATCCAGCTCATATTTCTTGATGGTTTCCAGCATACGCTGGTCCTTCTCCTGATTGAACAAGCTGTCTTTGATTCGAATAAATTCATGCTGATATTGAAAGGCCAGCCGAAAATCGCCTTTTGCCTCATAGAGCTCGGTTAATGAAGCAAGAACTTGCTTTGTATAATCCAATTGCTCCATTTTTCTGAAGAGTGCATAGCTATTTAAGAGATATTTTTCTGCAGCGCCATATTGCTTCATCGCCAGATAAGTTTCACCCATTCCTGATGCAACTGCACCAAGCATAATATGATCATCTGTTTCTTTCAGCAATTCATACGCCTGTGAGAAATAGCCAAGCGCTTCAGCATAATTTTTCTGTAAGAGTCTGATATTACCTAACTCGTTCAGACACCTAACGATAAACGTTTCATTATTGGTTCTTGAAAAATACTGATAAGCTGTTTTGATATGTGTTTCTGCAGAGTCCAGCTCTTTCAGGTCAATCTGAACTATCCCCAGATTAAATGCAACATTGGCTATCCAGTCTTCCTGCTTTACTTGTCTGAATAGCTGTAATGCTTTCAAGTAAAATATTTCTGTCTCTTTTGGTTTTTCCCTTAAGCGATAGGCGCTGGCAATATTATTCAGGGTTCTTCCTTGATAAAAGACATTACCAGATTGTTCAAACAAGCGCAGGGCTTTTGTAAAAGCAGCAATAGCCGCTTCCGCATCATTGCGGAAGTATTGTACAAGTCCCTGCATCAAAACAGCCCGGCCCTGATAAAATACGTGCGGAATATTTTTGGCGATGGAATCTGCCATATGCGCCATTTGTGCAGCTTTGTCAATATCATTGGCTGCATACTGATTCAGCGCAAGGGAAAGGTTCACAATTTTACTGGTATCCGGAATCTTTGAAAATACAGTTGCAGCAAGGCTATCTGCCTGCTGTGCCTGCAGTATACACGGAAACAGGGTACATATAATCAGTTTTCGAATCATGCTTTTGCTATCAACATTTGCACCTTGGTGCCTTGTTCGTTAACAATATTCAACTCTGCCTTCAGTTTAGCCGCAAAAGATCGTATGAGTTGAAAGCCCATGGAAGATGCAGTTTCCGGCTGAAAACCTGCCGGAAGCCCTTTGCCATTATCCTGCACTTCAAGAAGCAGCCCTCTTGTGTTTTCCTTAAGTATAACACCAATCTTTCCCTGCGCTGTTCCTTCAGGAAATGCATATTTCAATGCATTTGTGATCAGCTCATTTAGAATCAGTCCAAGTGGGATAATGGTATCCACATCCAACTTGATAGGATCCACTTCTGTTATCAGTTCTATTTTTCCCGGTTCTATATTATAAGAATGAAACAAGCTTTCAGATAGTTTTTCGATGTAGTCTTTAACATCTACACTCACCAGGTTTTCATCTGTATATAAGTTCTGGTGAATCAACGCCATACTTCTCACCCGATTACTGCCTTCTTTCAGTGCTTCCAATGCTGCATTATCGCTGATGCTTTTGCTTTGCAGCTTTAGTAAACTACTAATGACCTGCAGGTTATTCTTAACCCGATGGTGAATTTCTTTCAGCAGGGTTTCTTTTTCATTCAAGGCTTTGGAGATAATGGCATTTTTCTCAGCCAACTGCTCATTGGTCTTTTGCTTATTACTGTATAAATAAAAAGCACCACCCGCCAATAGCGTTGTTAAAGCAATACCAAGTGTGTACAGCAGCTTTTGCTTCTTATTATCCCTGATTTCAAGATCTTTTAATTTGGCTTGTTGCTTTAATAACAACAGTTCTTGAGTAGACTGTTTGTTTTGTGCCTGAGAGAGCAATAAGGTTTTTTGCTGCTCTTTAATAGACAGATCCTTTAACTCATTGTCTTTATTCAACAAAATCAATTCCTGTTCTCTTTGCTGAGATTTAGCCGCAAGCAACAGCACTTCATTTCGCTGTCTTTGCAGATCAATCTCTTTCAGCTGATTCTCTTTATTCAATAAAGCAATTTGCTGTTCCTTCTGTGTTGCTTTGTATTTCGCATCCAACTCTTCCAGCATCGCCGTACGGCTATTATTCATCAAAGAGTCGCTATAGCCTTTCAATTGTTCATAATACACCAACGCCTGCTCATAATGCCCCTGTTCTTTTTCTGCCATATACAACAGATTGGTAATAGCAGCTAGTGTTTGAAACTTTGTATTCTTGAAACGCAGCGTGAGGCATTGCTGGAGAATTGGAATGGCTTTGGCATAATCTTTTGTGCCGTAGTAGGCCTGACCTAAACCATAGAGTACTGCATTATTTAAATCTTCGATTTGCTTTACCCTCGGGTCTTTGGAAAGTTCCAGAAAAACAGGCAAAGCTTCTGCATACTTGTATTGGTAGTTTAAGCCCAATGCAATATTGACCTTGGCTGAAAACATGAGATTGGGATCCTTATATCCCTCAGCCAGTTGATATACCCTGTTGAAAACAGCTGTTGCACTATCGTAGCGCTTTTGTAGATTGTACAAAGTAGCAATATTCATCATCACAGAGAGCATACGGCGATCACCGGCTTTTTCATAAATACTCAATGCTTCTGTATAATATTCTCTGGAGGAGCTGATATTGTTGCGCATTCTTTGCACCAACCCTAGGCCATTTAAAGTAACTGCAGCAGATAAGCTATTACCTGCCTGCTTTTTTTCTTCCAAGGCTTTATAATAGTATAACATGGTACTATCGTACACATTCTGCTCATAATAAGCGTATCCCAGGTCGTGATGGATGATGCCTCGTTGCAGTAAGTTGTTGGTAGCCTGATTCAGTTCTAATGCTCTTCGAAAAAACCATACAGCACTATCATATTTACGCAGATTGGTATAGCAAACGCCATATTGATGCAATACCTCTTCCTGTACAAGTTTATTCGCTTTAAGATCTGCACGCTCCCGCAATGGTTTTAGTATATCTAAAAAATCTCTTGGTTTATTTCTTGCAAGAATGCTATTAAGTCGGTCTATCGTTTGTAAGAGGGTAGTTTCATTGGATGCGCTATTCAACTGCTGCTTCAACGCATTCAAATCCTGCTGAGCAACAGCAGTTTGAAACATCAGCAAGAGCATCAGGGTTGTAAAGGGGTAAGCGATTTTCATATGCCTTAAGTTAGGCAAATTCCAAATCTTTCATCCAGCGCAGCTCACCCAAAAGGGTGATTTCCTGATTTACTTCATGATCAGAAAGC is drawn from Chitinophagales bacterium and contains these coding sequences:
- a CDS encoding tetratricopeptide repeat protein; this encodes MKIAYPFTTLMLLLMFQTAVAQQDLNALKQQLNSASNETTLLQTIDRLNSILARNKPRDFLDILKPLRERADLKANKLVQEEVLHQYGVCYTNLRKYDSAVWFFRRALELNQATNNLLQRGIIHHDLGYAYYEQNVYDSTMLYYYKALEEKKQAGNSLSAAVTLNGLGLVQRMRNNISSSREYYTEALSIYEKAGDRRMLSVMMNIATLYNLQKRYDSATAVFNRVYQLAEGYKDPNLMFSAKVNIALGLNYQYKYAEALPVFLELSKDPRVKQIEDLNNAVLYGLGQAYYGTKDYAKAIPILQQCLTLRFKNTKFQTLAAITNLLYMAEKEQGHYEQALVYYEQLKGYSDSLMNNSRTAMLEELDAKYKATQKEQQIALLNKENQLKEIDLQRQRNEVLLLAAKSQQREQELILLNKDNELKDLSIKEQQKTLLLSQAQNKQSTQELLLLKQQAKLKDLEIRDNKKQKLLYTLGIALTTLLAGGAFYLYSNKQKTNEQLAEKNAIISKALNEKETLLKEIHHRVKNNLQVISSLLKLQSKSISDNAALEALKEGSNRVRSMALIHQNLYTDENLVSVDVKDYIEKLSESLFHSYNIEPGKIELITEVDPIKLDVDTIIPLGLILNELITNALKYAFPEGTAQGKIGVILKENTRGLLLEVQDNGKGLPAGFQPETASSMGFQLIRSFAAKLKAELNIVNEQGTKVQMLIAKA
- a CDS encoding tetratricopeptide repeat protein → MIRKLIICTLFPCILQAQQADSLAATVFSKIPDTSKIVNLSLALNQYAANDIDKAAQMAHMADSIAKNIPHVFYQGRAVLMQGLVQYFRNDAEAAIAAFTKALRLFEQSGNVFYQGRTLNNIASAYRLREKPKETEIFYLKALQLFRQVKQEDWIANVAFNLGIVQIDLKELDSAETHIKTAYQYFSRTNNETFIVRCLNELGNIRLLQKNYAEALGYFSQAYELLKETDDHIMLGAVASGMGETYLAMKQYGAAEKYLLNSYALFRKMEQLDYTKQVLASLTELYEAKGDFRLAFQYQHEFIRIKDSLFNQEKDQRMLETIKKYELDIKEAQLKAQDAVIQQKKIEQILYVTGLLLLTGLVLVLLFYYRQKQASNRMLAEKNDIIGKALQEKEVLLKEIHHRVKNNLQVISSLLNLQSKNIIDENALAAIRDGRDRVKSMALIHQNLYRDDDLTSVDVRDYIDKLTQSLFYSYNINKDRVHLTTHIDELQLDVDVVVPLGLILNELISNALKYAFEQVEQGGMLRVSLTREFDQLVLQVQDNGKGLPESWNMDKPASMGYQLIKSLTQKLKATISIEGNNGTLAKMIIPYNFSS